Proteins found in one Exiguobacterium sp. 9-2 genomic segment:
- a CDS encoding diguanylate cyclase domain-containing protein yields MSRPSLRFDILLAGLISLLFLSMTLLLTFFISQHATSRLQSEVGMNLSTTAHQLSDKLDHYMWSRYAEVKLLGSLSTIQQTDQKVETRRTLEELQRQIPDFSWIGRLDANGKVIASTNQILEGTSIKERPVFQEALSQPFIGDVHEAVLLAKLLPNPSGEPLQFVDISTPLYDKGRFSGVLATHLSFEWAKAIEQSFQSATSSLQKVDVFIVSQDRKTILLGPNGWSGKTLPTSVTLTSNAPATAFWKEKEFVSGQSTSRGYKDYDGLGWTVLVRQPTSIAFADADALRQTIFIAGLIASLITALLGWMLAKLLTRPLLKITHAAQQMQGDPSKSLPNHRGIREIETLTDALQQLIRRLLHTEKEKLTFERLSQRDSLTGLANRNGLAQYIEQLPIGTHSIYLCLDLDGFKAVNDTYGHALGDLLLIEVGQRLEQLLPPGGFVARLGGDEFIIVLTHQSVVEAQHLGEQWIAHVSMPYHLEEQTVHIGMSIGLAEQIAGESLEQVMHHADLALYRSKQDGKGCMSVH; encoded by the coding sequence ATGTCCAGACCCTCACTTCGCTTTGACATCCTGTTAGCGGGATTGATTTCCCTATTATTTTTAAGCATGACGCTGTTGTTGACCTTCTTCATCAGTCAACACGCGACAAGCCGACTCCAATCGGAAGTCGGAATGAATCTGTCAACGACTGCTCATCAACTATCCGACAAGCTCGATCATTACATGTGGTCACGCTATGCAGAAGTGAAGTTGCTCGGCTCTTTATCAACGATTCAACAAACAGATCAAAAAGTAGAAACACGTCGGACACTAGAAGAGTTACAACGACAGATTCCCGACTTTTCTTGGATTGGTCGTTTAGATGCGAACGGTAAAGTCATTGCGTCAACGAACCAGATTCTTGAAGGAACATCGATCAAAGAACGACCTGTTTTTCAAGAAGCATTATCGCAACCATTCATCGGTGATGTTCATGAAGCCGTCCTACTCGCAAAATTATTGCCGAATCCAAGTGGTGAGCCACTCCAATTTGTCGATATAAGTACACCTTTATATGATAAGGGACGATTTTCCGGCGTCCTCGCGACACATCTCAGTTTCGAATGGGCTAAAGCGATTGAACAAAGTTTCCAGAGCGCTACCTCTTCTCTCCAAAAAGTCGATGTCTTCATCGTTAGTCAAGATCGAAAGACGATTTTGCTTGGACCAAACGGATGGAGTGGTAAGACATTGCCTACTAGTGTAACGCTCACTTCGAATGCTCCTGCGACCGCTTTTTGGAAAGAGAAAGAATTCGTCTCTGGCCAAAGTACGAGCCGTGGTTACAAAGACTATGATGGACTAGGTTGGACGGTTCTTGTGCGTCAACCGACATCGATTGCCTTCGCTGATGCCGACGCTTTACGCCAAACGATTTTTATCGCTGGGTTAATTGCCTCTCTCATTACAGCTCTGCTTGGGTGGATGTTAGCGAAACTGCTGACTCGACCACTCTTAAAAATCACGCATGCCGCACAACAAATGCAAGGTGATCCTTCAAAATCACTTCCGAACCATCGTGGAATCCGAGAAATCGAGACATTGACAGATGCCCTACAGCAACTGATTCGTCGATTGCTGCATACCGAAAAAGAAAAACTGACGTTTGAACGATTATCGCAACGTGACAGTCTCACGGGTCTTGCGAATCGAAACGGTCTTGCTCAATACATCGAACAATTACCTATAGGAACGCATTCCATCTACCTTTGTCTCGATTTAGACGGTTTTAAAGCAGTTAACGACACATATGGGCACGCACTTGGTGATCTCCTCCTGATCGAGGTCGGTCAACGTCTCGAACAGTTACTTCCACCTGGTGGCTTCGTCGCTCGTCTTGGTGGCGATGAGTTCATCATCGTCTTAACACATCAGTCTGTAGTAGAAGCACAACACTTAGGTGAACAATGGATTGCCCATGTCTCGATGCCTTATCATTTAGAAGAACAGACCGTCCATATCGGAATGAGCATCGGACTCGCTGAACAGATAGCAGGTGAATCGCTCGAGCAAGTCATGCACCATGCGGATTTAGCGCTCTATCGTTCGAAGCAAGATGGTAAAGGATGTATGTCCGTTCATTGA
- a CDS encoding Cof-type HAD-IIB family hydrolase, with amino-acid sequence MANPIKLLVSDMDGTVLSGKQRIESETIQAIEAAREQGVEFAIATGRNYLNAKELTDAAGIHCPIIASNGARVMTVDGEELSATTLTTEQAQQIYGIISQYEVFFEMFCDQGLVTAQGATIDAAYDSLKELSEESDRAKQVLDFFHDRYYVHEDVKMIDGFRSYIRNQAGKVFKFISFSFDQELMKTIWQEIEQKVEGVYVTSSGHDNIEVMAVGADKGTAVKILADHLGVPIEQVAVIGDNLNDLPMFKVAGKAIAMGNGHDEAKAIAHHVTKTNDEHGVGYAIQQLASRAW; translated from the coding sequence ATGGCAAATCCAATTAAATTACTCGTATCAGACATGGATGGTACCGTTCTTTCGGGCAAACAACGAATAGAATCGGAGACGATTCAGGCAATTGAAGCAGCACGCGAACAAGGTGTCGAGTTTGCAATTGCAACAGGACGTAATTACTTAAATGCTAAAGAATTGACGGATGCCGCAGGAATTCATTGTCCGATCATTGCTTCAAACGGGGCACGTGTGATGACCGTCGATGGAGAAGAGTTGAGTGCGACGACTCTGACGACAGAACAAGCACAGCAAATTTACGGCATCATTAGCCAGTACGAAGTCTTCTTCGAGATGTTCTGTGATCAAGGACTCGTGACAGCGCAAGGAGCGACGATTGATGCAGCCTACGATTCGTTAAAAGAATTAAGTGAAGAAAGTGATCGGGCAAAACAAGTGCTTGATTTCTTCCACGATCGCTATTATGTCCACGAAGACGTCAAGATGATTGATGGATTCCGGTCATACATTCGTAATCAAGCGGGAAAAGTATTCAAGTTCATTTCGTTCTCATTTGATCAAGAATTGATGAAAACAATCTGGCAGGAAATCGAGCAGAAAGTCGAGGGTGTCTATGTCACGTCGTCAGGACACGATAACATCGAAGTCATGGCAGTCGGTGCCGATAAAGGAACGGCAGTTAAAATCCTCGCGGACCACCTTGGTGTGCCGATCGAACAAGTCGCTGTCATCGGTGATAATCTGAACGATCTTCCCATGTTTAAGGTTGCTGGAAAGGCGATCGCGATGGGGAATGGTCATGATGAAGCAAAAGCGATTGCGCATCATGTGACGAAAACAAACGATGAGCACGGCGTCGGATATGCGATTCAGCAATTGGCGTCCCGTGCTTGGTAA
- a CDS encoding glycerol-3-phosphate responsive antiterminator: MTYFGQKILPSVRKLEDFEKMLKSPYEYGVLLEMHVSRLKAVYEMAHRYDKKMFLHMDLVQGLKNDEYATEYVCQELKPYGVISTKASVILKARQKKVKTMQRMFLLDSSSLEKSYQLMERTQPDYIEVLPGLMPKYIQEVKEKTGRLVFAGGLIDTVEEVEQAIEAGASSITTSNKDLWRHFEPHS, encoded by the coding sequence ATGACATATTTTGGACAGAAGATCCTGCCTTCCGTTAGAAAATTAGAAGACTTTGAAAAGATGCTGAAGAGTCCATATGAGTATGGGGTCTTACTCGAAATGCACGTCTCGCGTTTAAAAGCAGTCTATGAGATGGCACATCGATACGATAAAAAAATGTTTTTGCATATGGATCTCGTCCAGGGGTTAAAAAATGATGAGTACGCGACGGAATATGTTTGCCAAGAACTGAAACCGTATGGCGTCATTTCGACGAAGGCGAGTGTCATCTTGAAGGCACGTCAAAAAAAGGTCAAGACGATGCAGCGTATGTTCTTACTCGATTCCAGTTCACTTGAAAAAAGTTATCAACTTATGGAACGCACACAACCTGATTACATCGAAGTATTACCAGGGTTGATGCCGAAGTATATTCAAGAAGTGAAGGAAAAGACAGGACGTCTCGTATTCGCAGGGGGACTGATTGATACAGTAGAAGAAGTCGAACAAGCGATTGAAGCGGGTGCCTCAAGCATTACGACATCGAATAAGGATTTATGGCGGCATTTTGAACCACACTCTTAA
- a CDS encoding GNAT family N-acetyltransferase, translated as MILFEEMTREHFPIVQSLYASVPEYACLEERALPLSDSILQEEFLNPDTVSLIGYIDGEPVLLIDYLPKHPQDGTTWIGLFLLDASHHGTGTGSRLLSAFFNQFLSRESQIHLAVLPDNVKARRFWEKHGFRYVRTSISNRKQQVDVYVYESNKNK; from the coding sequence ATGATTCTTTTTGAAGAAATGACACGTGAACATTTTCCGATCGTTCAATCACTGTACGCAAGCGTTCCAGAGTATGCATGCCTAGAAGAACGGGCGCTACCACTCTCTGATTCGATCTTACAGGAGGAATTCTTGAATCCCGATACTGTATCGCTGATCGGGTATATCGATGGAGAACCTGTCTTACTGATTGACTACCTCCCAAAGCATCCGCAAGACGGTACAACGTGGATTGGTTTATTTTTACTTGATGCTTCTCATCATGGCACCGGAACGGGTAGTCGGTTACTGTCCGCCTTTTTCAATCAATTCTTAAGTCGAGAGTCACAGATTCATCTCGCCGTATTACCTGATAACGTAAAAGCCCGACGGTTTTGGGAAAAACATGGATTCCGCTATGTACGAACGAGCATCTCGAACCGTAAACAGCAAGTAGACGTCTATGTATATGAGTCAAACAAAAACAAATGA
- a CDS encoding YczE/YyaS/YitT family protein, with the protein MSQQKRITIYLFSILINALGNSFMVTASIGSAPWTSASEAVAAISPLTVGLAIIVLHVLALIAALSLGSRFSWWTIVLSFALVVLFGAAIDFFLSIHQLIYTPQGLWMRALYMLIGMPLISLGLALYLQIGFVLMPPDYLMKSLITRFKSTSIGATISLGIPFLIASLFSLIERQLIGIGVGTFIFLILNGPLIEWFQRLFPITARPPKRTSS; encoded by the coding sequence ATGAGTCAGCAAAAACGGATCACTATTTATTTATTCTCGATTTTAATTAATGCCCTAGGTAACAGCTTTATGGTGACCGCCTCGATCGGCAGTGCACCTTGGACATCCGCAAGCGAAGCTGTCGCGGCGATCTCACCGTTAACTGTCGGGCTGGCCATCATCGTTTTACATGTGCTTGCCTTGATTGCAGCGCTTTCTCTTGGAAGCCGCTTCAGTTGGTGGACGATCGTCCTCAGTTTCGCACTCGTCGTACTGTTCGGCGCCGCAATTGATTTCTTCTTATCAATCCATCAATTGATCTACACACCACAAGGACTATGGATGCGCGCCTTGTACATGTTAATCGGTATGCCGTTGATTTCACTTGGACTTGCACTTTATCTCCAGATCGGCTTCGTGTTGATGCCGCCAGATTACTTGATGAAATCACTCATCACCCGCTTTAAAAGTACATCAATCGGAGCAACGATTAGTCTCGGGATTCCTTTTTTGATTGCCAGTCTCTTTTCACTGATTGAACGTCAATTGATCGGCATCGGAGTCGGAACTTTTATTTTCTTAATATTGAATGGTCCGCTGATTGAATGGTTTCAGCGACTGTTCCCGATTACGGCTCGTCCGCCTAAACGAACTAGTTCTTAA
- a CDS encoding glycoside hydrolase family 32 protein: MNQWTREARYRPLSDVDPTVYQAMKEEVRTSPWRFSYHIQPPTGLLNDPNGFVYHDGLYHLFYQWFPLGPVHGLKYWYHMTSKDLVHWFDEGAALIPNDDPDSHGAYSGSGFIKDDQVHIMYTGNKRDAEWNRHTSQIVGHLRSDGRIEKHLPPAIPTVPEGYTEHFRDPKVFQDASGIWYCILGAQRTDLTGCTVIYQSQDAEHWTFVGELRTNYPTFGYMWECPDYFELNGKGVFLFSPQGIEPDGTNYQNIFQSGYFIGELLALPNLTFTHEPFQELDFGFDFYAPQTTEAADGRRILVGWMGLPDISYPSDIYNWAHALTLPRELTIEQGQLRQRPVHELTQLRKETLFDETILFEQDVTVAEAEIFELVMTDLKLSSDSFRFSIRQDATEETLFKYDVVSRQFTIDRSRSGVDVPAESFGTSRSTVLSKDLQTLRLFVDRSSFELFLNDGEAVASGRIFPKATSRGIGFSGEATAHLSIYDLS, encoded by the coding sequence ATGAATCAATGGACACGTGAAGCACGATATCGTCCCCTCTCGGATGTCGATCCGACCGTATACCAAGCGATGAAGGAAGAAGTAAGAACATCTCCTTGGCGATTTTCTTACCATATCCAACCTCCAACCGGACTTTTGAATGATCCGAACGGCTTCGTCTACCACGACGGTCTTTATCATTTATTTTATCAATGGTTCCCACTCGGTCCTGTTCATGGTCTAAAGTACTGGTATCACATGACATCAAAAGACCTCGTACATTGGTTCGATGAAGGGGCCGCCTTGATTCCAAATGACGATCCTGATTCGCACGGCGCTTATTCCGGTAGTGGCTTCATCAAAGATGATCAAGTGCACATCATGTACACCGGTAACAAACGGGACGCAGAGTGGAATCGCCATACGAGTCAAATCGTTGGGCACCTTCGTTCGGATGGACGGATTGAAAAACACTTACCACCTGCTATTCCAACCGTTCCTGAAGGCTATACAGAACATTTTCGTGATCCGAAAGTCTTTCAAGATGCATCGGGCATCTGGTACTGCATACTTGGAGCACAGCGCACTGACTTGACAGGTTGTACTGTCATTTATCAGTCTCAAGATGCAGAGCACTGGACGTTTGTCGGTGAGTTACGGACGAACTACCCGACATTCGGTTATATGTGGGAATGTCCTGATTATTTCGAGCTTAATGGAAAAGGCGTCTTTCTCTTTAGTCCTCAAGGGATTGAGCCAGATGGTACGAACTATCAAAATATTTTCCAGTCCGGTTACTTCATCGGGGAACTGTTAGCTTTACCCAACTTAACATTCACACATGAACCTTTCCAAGAACTCGATTTCGGATTCGACTTCTATGCGCCACAAACAACTGAGGCGGCAGATGGTCGACGGATTCTTGTTGGTTGGATGGGTTTACCGGACATTAGTTATCCTTCTGACATTTATAACTGGGCACATGCTTTGACATTGCCACGTGAATTAACGATCGAACAGGGACAACTTCGTCAACGACCTGTCCATGAACTGACACAGCTACGAAAAGAAACCTTATTTGACGAAACGATTCTTTTCGAGCAAGATGTGACGGTTGCGGAAGCTGAGATTTTCGAACTCGTGATGACAGACTTGAAGCTGTCGTCGGATTCGTTCCGCTTCTCAATTCGTCAAGACGCTACAGAAGAAACCCTATTTAAATATGATGTCGTTTCGCGTCAATTTACGATTGACCGGAGTCGTTCGGGTGTGGACGTTCCTGCTGAATCATTTGGTACATCACGATCGACTGTCCTTTCGAAAGACTTGCAGACATTACGTTTGTTTGTGGACCGGTCCTCGTTCGAACTTTTCCTCAATGATGGAGAAGCCGTCGCAAGCGGACGTATTTTCCCAAAAGCAACGAGTCGAGGTATCGGATTCTCTGGTGAGGCGACTGCCCACCTCTCTATTTATGATTTATCTTAA
- a CDS encoding ABC transporter ATP-binding protein: MLKIENISKRLGKEQILKDVSFEVSPGEVFGFLGPNGAGKTTTIRIITGLLEQDAGRVTVNGYDVVEERSKALTQIGAIVENPAFYPYLTGKQNLIHAKNLIPGLGQVDFDALARLVGLEGKLSKKVGEYSLGMKQRLGIARALLHNPRVLILDEPTNGLDPSGIAELREYLRQMAREQDIAILISSHMLSEMEQISDRYAIIDQGVIKSVESVRNETGAKVALRVNKEAMTDVLEALRIANYPSEVLDEQIIITAPESECPAIARLVVPIADLHELTVKRLTLEEQFLQVTKKEGDSHAFAHTK, from the coding sequence ATGTTAAAGATTGAAAATATCTCAAAGCGTCTCGGAAAAGAGCAAATTCTAAAAGACGTCAGTTTTGAGGTATCCCCAGGAGAAGTGTTCGGCTTCCTCGGACCAAATGGGGCAGGGAAGACGACAACGATTCGTATCATCACGGGTCTGCTTGAGCAGGATGCTGGGCGAGTCACGGTCAATGGCTATGATGTCGTAGAAGAGCGTTCGAAGGCATTGACGCAAATCGGAGCAATCGTTGAAAATCCAGCTTTTTATCCTTATTTAACAGGCAAACAAAACTTGATACATGCAAAAAACCTGATTCCAGGACTCGGACAAGTCGACTTTGACGCACTTGCTCGTCTCGTTGGTTTAGAAGGAAAGCTTTCGAAGAAAGTTGGAGAGTATTCACTCGGAATGAAGCAACGTCTTGGAATTGCTCGCGCGTTGTTACATAATCCGCGCGTCTTGATTTTAGATGAACCGACAAATGGTCTAGATCCGTCCGGGATCGCAGAACTTCGTGAGTATTTACGACAAATGGCGCGTGAGCAGGATATCGCAATTTTGATCTCAAGTCATATGCTGAGTGAAATGGAACAAATCAGTGATCGATATGCCATCATTGATCAAGGTGTCATCAAGTCGGTCGAATCGGTTCGTAACGAAACTGGAGCAAAGGTGGCACTTCGCGTCAATAAGGAAGCGATGACTGACGTACTTGAAGCCCTTCGCATCGCGAACTATCCATCAGAAGTACTTGATGAACAAATCATCATCACAGCACCAGAAAGTGAGTGTCCGGCGATTGCCCGACTTGTCGTGCCGATTGCTGACTTACATGAATTGACCGTCAAACGCTTGACGCTCGAAGAACAATTCCTGCAAGTAACGAAAAAAGAGGGGGATTCACATGCTTTCGCTCATACAAAATGA
- a CDS encoding GNAT family N-acetyltransferase — MYTNEHYEQCEAFILPEEQVQFTSFPTDVVTDAVAHPDKFPVVIKKDELVVGFFILHLNPPKTHRTDEQSVLLRAFSIDERHQHQGYAKEAMMQLPEFVHHHFPEVTSITLAVNKKNIAAKSLYFKTGYVDTLQSVMGPIGEQHILAFDLEKESRLKQ, encoded by the coding sequence ATGTATACAAATGAACATTATGAACAATGTGAGGCGTTCATTCTTCCGGAAGAACAAGTTCAGTTTACTTCTTTTCCAACGGATGTCGTTACGGATGCGGTTGCACATCCCGATAAGTTTCCGGTTGTTATTAAAAAAGACGAGCTCGTCGTCGGATTTTTTATTCTCCATCTCAATCCCCCTAAAACACACCGGACGGATGAACAAAGTGTCCTGTTACGTGCCTTTTCGATTGATGAACGGCATCAACATCAAGGATACGCGAAGGAAGCGATGATGCAGTTACCGGAGTTCGTTCATCATCATTTCCCGGAAGTCACATCGATTACACTTGCGGTCAATAAAAAGAATATCGCTGCAAAATCACTGTATTTCAAGACGGGATATGTCGATACGTTACAATCGGTCATGGGTCCAATCGGAGAGCAACATATTCTCGCCTTCGATTTAGAAAAGGAATCACGATTGAAGCAGTGA
- the mscL gene encoding large-conductance mechanosensitive channel protein MscL, with amino-acid sequence MFKAFKEFAFRGNVIDLAVGVILGAAFSGIIKSLVDSVFMPLIGIIIGGIDVKGLSIMVGNAKLQYGQFLQASIEFLLIAFALFIFVKGITSFRKKEEVVEEEAVPTTEEKLLTEIRDALIRQNESSPKN; translated from the coding sequence ATGTTTAAGGCATTTAAGGAGTTTGCTTTTCGAGGCAATGTGATCGATTTAGCGGTCGGAGTCATTCTCGGTGCTGCGTTCAGCGGGATTATCAAATCACTCGTCGACAGCGTCTTCATGCCGTTGATCGGTATCATCATCGGTGGTATTGATGTCAAAGGATTATCAATCATGGTCGGAAATGCAAAATTACAGTACGGTCAGTTCCTTCAGGCGAGTATCGAATTCTTATTGATTGCCTTTGCTTTGTTCATCTTCGTCAAAGGAATCACTTCGTTCCGGAAGAAGGAAGAAGTCGTCGAAGAAGAAGCGGTACCAACGACAGAAGAAAAGCTATTGACAGAAATCAGAGATGCCTTGATTCGTCAAAATGAGTCATCACCTAAAAACTGA
- a CDS encoding ATP-dependent helicase, which translates to MHEDFFEQMERLTGIQLNPVQQQAIEHDHGPLLLLASPGSGKTTTLNFKIAYLILQKKIEPHRILGLTFSKAAAREMADRFYYLFHELIGTTAAFSTIHSFAFQVVRDHTSQQRLSYTIIEGPMDQQHPNAPHKRMLLRRIFQEINRSVITDDQMDELLRMISFVKNRLLSLKEIKAVPTTIKHFPDIYVAYEQFKSRDPLHPLLDFDDMLTYANTILEQDRRLLQHYQRRFDYILTDESQDTSLVQHQLVEKLALPHNRLCVVADDDQTLYSWRGADASKILHFKDTYPNATILYMEQNYRSSKDIVSVANQFIQRNKARYPKQMFTENAAVRPIILETLPTYEDQTRYLLNQLRTETNYREVAILYRNNASSINVMNALDQANIPFYIKDVDHKFFSHWILKDILNFMTFAQDPTDIEILATIHTKFAGYISKAQLAQLQQFGSGESVFDLLINKIEMKFYQKKQLQQMKRTFASIQTVRPSAALSLIRHELGYEKNLRKMSESLGFSLDHLLETLNTIDNIASDVPTLLAFRERIAHLEQLMRDAKQNKNQNAVTLSTFHSAKGLEFDRVFMIDLVAGILPSADTIKAYKNGQLDDMEEAARLFYVGMTRARHELHLLSYRFKSKSFDVSPFVEDVHRLVTPDSAKRKIERQRPAIAARAKVPPLPITENMRVSHTAFGPGTVLHLVDDVLEISFDQGMKKQLSLQVCSENALLEIL; encoded by the coding sequence ATGCATGAAGATTTTTTCGAACAGATGGAGCGATTGACCGGCATTCAATTGAATCCTGTCCAACAACAGGCAATTGAACATGACCATGGTCCGTTGCTGTTACTCGCCTCACCCGGCTCTGGAAAAACAACGACCCTTAATTTTAAGATTGCCTATTTGATTTTACAAAAAAAAATTGAACCACATCGTATTCTTGGACTAACCTTCAGTAAAGCGGCAGCTCGCGAGATGGCGGATCGATTTTATTATTTATTCCATGAACTAATCGGAACAACAGCGGCTTTTTCGACAATCCACAGTTTTGCTTTTCAAGTCGTCCGGGACCATACGTCTCAACAACGCCTCTCCTATACGATCATTGAAGGACCGATGGATCAACAACATCCGAATGCGCCACATAAACGGATGTTACTGCGCCGTATTTTCCAGGAAATTAATCGAAGTGTCATTACCGATGATCAAATGGATGAGTTGTTACGGATGATTTCCTTTGTCAAAAATCGCCTTCTTTCTTTAAAAGAAATCAAGGCAGTACCGACGACGATCAAACACTTTCCTGACATCTACGTCGCATATGAACAATTCAAGTCTCGTGATCCTCTACATCCGTTACTTGATTTCGATGATATGTTGACGTATGCTAATACGATTTTGGAACAAGACCGTCGTCTATTGCAACATTACCAACGTCGCTTCGATTATATTCTGACAGATGAGAGTCAAGATACATCACTCGTTCAGCATCAACTGGTTGAAAAGTTAGCCTTACCCCACAATCGCCTTTGTGTCGTCGCGGACGATGACCAGACGCTTTACAGTTGGCGTGGCGCAGATGCATCCAAGATTCTCCACTTCAAGGATACGTATCCGAATGCGACGATTCTTTACATGGAACAAAATTATCGCTCATCAAAGGACATCGTCTCAGTCGCCAATCAGTTCATCCAACGTAATAAAGCACGTTATCCGAAACAGATGTTCACGGAGAATGCTGCGGTTCGTCCAATTATCTTAGAGACGCTACCGACTTATGAAGATCAGACTCGTTATTTATTGAATCAGTTACGGACGGAAACGAATTACCGCGAAGTCGCCATCTTATATCGCAACAATGCTTCTTCGATCAACGTCATGAATGCGTTAGATCAAGCAAACATTCCTTTTTACATTAAGGATGTTGATCATAAATTCTTCAGTCATTGGATTTTGAAGGATATTTTAAATTTCATGACATTCGCACAAGATCCAACAGATATCGAGATTCTAGCAACCATCCATACGAAGTTCGCCGGATATATCTCAAAAGCTCAACTGGCTCAATTGCAACAGTTTGGTTCGGGTGAATCTGTATTTGATCTACTCATAAACAAAATCGAGATGAAGTTTTATCAAAAGAAACAACTTCAACAAATGAAGCGCACATTCGCTTCCATTCAGACCGTTCGACCGTCTGCTGCCCTCTCATTGATTCGTCATGAACTAGGCTACGAAAAGAATTTGCGGAAAATGAGTGAGAGTCTCGGTTTTAGTCTCGATCACCTGCTTGAGACATTAAATACGATCGATAACATCGCAAGTGATGTACCGACGTTACTCGCCTTTCGTGAGCGGATCGCGCATCTCGAACAGTTGATGCGTGATGCGAAACAAAACAAAAATCAAAATGCGGTCACCCTTTCGACCTTTCACAGTGCAAAGGGGCTTGAATTTGATCGCGTCTTTATGATTGATCTCGTTGCTGGTATTCTTCCATCGGCTGACACGATCAAGGCGTACAAGAATGGACAACTCGATGATATGGAAGAAGCAGCACGCTTGTTTTACGTCGGGATGACACGGGCACGACACGAACTGCATCTCCTGTCTTATCGTTTTAAATCGAAATCGTTCGATGTCTCACCATTCGTCGAAGACGTTCATCGTCTTGTTACACCGGATTCCGCAAAACGAAAAATAGAACGCCAACGTCCTGCCATTGCAGCGCGAGCTAAAGTTCCTCCACTTCCGATCACTGAGAACATGCGTGTATCGCATACAGCATTTGGTCCCGGAACCGTCTTGCACCTGGTTGATGACGTGCTAGAAATTTCATTTGATCAAGGAATGAAAAAACAGCTTTCGTTACAAGTCTGCTCCGAAAATGCATTACTCGAAATTTTATGA
- a CDS encoding ABC transporter permease: MLSLIQNEWMKWWTTKKAKIVLALYVVIAVGIIIVAKTNDFEFTRYDYYSLTFVLLTSLLGIITIVFTAEAIGNEVRYDTMKHLLMSPYSRMTIYFSKLIFSILIMLFQFVFIAAIVYAGSFVFSEVGDPILFRDTIVEVVSPIFTIFMTLFFSLLFRSVGMIIGFTVLAQFFTSIAGSLLIGFKPAIAKWIVFMHLDWSMYFKDSVSYGISEAMGTSLTFSVLFVMAHIIVLLGASILVFQRKSYT; the protein is encoded by the coding sequence ATGCTTTCGCTCATACAAAATGAATGGATGAAATGGTGGACGACTAAAAAAGCGAAAATCGTCTTAGCGCTATATGTCGTCATTGCGGTTGGTATTATCATTGTGGCGAAGACAAATGATTTTGAGTTCACACGCTATGATTACTATTCCTTAACATTTGTGTTGTTGACCTCCTTATTAGGGATCATCACGATCGTCTTCACGGCAGAAGCTATCGGGAATGAAGTACGGTATGATACGATGAAACATCTATTAATGAGTCCATATTCACGAATGACGATTTATTTCTCGAAGCTGATCTTCTCGATCTTGATCATGTTATTCCAATTCGTGTTCATTGCTGCGATCGTCTACGCAGGCTCATTTGTGTTTTCAGAGGTAGGAGATCCGATCCTGTTCCGCGACACGATCGTTGAGGTCGTCAGTCCGATTTTTACGATATTTATGACGTTGTTCTTCTCATTATTATTCCGCTCGGTCGGTATGATCATTGGCTTTACCGTATTAGCGCAGTTCTTTACAAGCATTGCGGGAAGTCTATTGATCGGCTTTAAACCAGCGATTGCCAAATGGATCGTATTCATGCACTTGGACTGGTCGATGTATTTCAAGGATTCTGTTTCCTATGGTATCAGTGAAGCAATGGGAACATCTTTAACATTCTCCGTCTTGTTCGTAATGGCGCATATCATCGTCTTATTAGGCGCGTCAATTCTTGTTTTCCAAAGAAAATCCTACACGTAA